In the genome of Pelagicoccus sp. SDUM812003, one region contains:
- a CDS encoding Gfo/Idh/MocA family oxidoreductase encodes MKQPPKYPINRFHVSRRSFLKRCATVAAATGLPLWFVQRELGAADPKGNKSPNDRPGVALIGCGGMGGADTEAASYWGDIVAVCDVDKNHAEGTAKRFTDKGRAPKIYSDFRQLLENKDVHCIVNATPDHWHTLVNLGAVQAGKDVYSEKPLTLTIDEGRHLIKAVRENNAVLQTGTQQRSNARFRLACELVRNKRIGDLKEANVWLPAGLVEGPFSVAPVPAELDWDFWQGQAPAADYVPQRCHATFRFWYEYSGGTMTDWGAHHNDIAYWAIGLVAPNKVSSKRLSEPVPGGYNAYGDYVVNYTYANGIALNIRTTRDDSIYGEHLNPDGQPNGIQFVGTEGTIWVNRDGIEASDPEILKAELSDDAVRLYKSKHHMGNFFDCMRSREIPICDVETGHLSANMCHLGAISLRTGKSLTWDEHTERFIGEHAAEANTYLAREMRAPYDYSFVS; translated from the coding sequence ATGAAACAGCCCCCGAAGTACCCAATCAATCGTTTCCACGTCTCGCGCCGTTCCTTCCTAAAACGCTGCGCCACCGTAGCGGCCGCCACAGGTCTTCCGCTTTGGTTCGTGCAACGCGAACTTGGCGCTGCCGACCCGAAAGGTAACAAGTCGCCAAATGATCGACCCGGCGTCGCCCTCATCGGATGCGGCGGTATGGGCGGAGCGGATACGGAAGCTGCCTCGTATTGGGGCGACATCGTGGCCGTTTGCGACGTCGACAAGAATCACGCCGAGGGAACTGCCAAACGATTCACCGACAAGGGACGCGCGCCAAAAATCTACTCGGACTTTCGGCAGTTGCTTGAAAACAAGGACGTGCACTGCATCGTGAATGCGACGCCAGACCACTGGCATACGCTGGTCAACCTTGGGGCGGTCCAAGCGGGCAAGGACGTTTATTCCGAAAAACCGCTCACGCTGACTATCGACGAAGGACGCCATCTCATCAAAGCGGTTAGAGAAAACAACGCGGTTTTGCAGACCGGGACCCAGCAGCGTAGCAATGCCCGGTTCCGTCTCGCCTGCGAGCTGGTGCGAAACAAGCGAATTGGCGACCTGAAAGAAGCCAACGTCTGGCTGCCTGCGGGGCTGGTCGAAGGGCCGTTTAGCGTAGCTCCCGTTCCTGCGGAGCTCGATTGGGACTTTTGGCAAGGACAGGCTCCGGCCGCGGACTACGTTCCCCAACGCTGCCACGCGACCTTCCGTTTCTGGTACGAATATTCGGGCGGCACCATGACTGACTGGGGCGCTCATCACAATGACATCGCCTATTGGGCGATCGGTTTGGTTGCCCCGAACAAGGTTTCGTCCAAGCGCCTAAGCGAGCCTGTTCCCGGTGGATACAACGCCTATGGCGATTACGTGGTCAACTACACTTATGCCAACGGCATCGCCCTGAACATTCGTACCACGCGTGATGATAGCATCTACGGCGAGCATCTCAATCCGGATGGTCAGCCAAATGGTATTCAATTCGTGGGCACGGAAGGAACTATCTGGGTCAACCGTGACGGCATCGAAGCCAGCGACCCGGAAATTCTCAAAGCCGAGCTTTCCGACGACGCGGTGCGTCTCTACAAAAGCAAGCACCACATGGGCAACTTCTTCGACTGCATGCGAAGTCGCGAGATTCCCATCTGTGACGTCGAAACTGGCCACCTCTCCGCTAACATGTGCCACTTGGGCGCGATCTCGCTCCGCACGGGCAAATCGCTCACTTGGGACGAACACACGGAACGGTTCATCGGCGAACACGCGGCCGAGGCCAACACTTATCTCGCCCGTGAGATGCGCGCTCCCTACGACTACAGTTTCGTTAGCTAG
- a CDS encoding glycoside hydrolase family 43 protein, whose amino-acid sequence MTHSLRRRLVVSVFALLCSAVTFADTTDRSEIRIRDPFVLPDPSSETYYIYGTTTSGIFDGDIERKAVMVFQSKDLKNWEDPVPVWEIPEDHWGRETVWAPEVHQYKGRYYLFATVTSKETLPTPPGRPQNVRRGTEILVADSPLGPFEPFENGPQTPHDWMALDGSLWVEEGVPYMVFCHEWAQITDGSFDIVQLSEDLSHPVGEPQLLFHASAAPWVRCRGDIGELYQGKRYHAYVSDGNWLHYTKDGTLLMLWSSYGPTKYAVGVARSQSGSVFGPWEQLPDPIWSDDGGHPMLFNTFDGRLVMVIHQPNRKVERARFFEMEDLGDTLKIKGEIADD is encoded by the coding sequence ATGACGCATTCACTCCGACGACGTTTAGTTGTCTCTGTATTCGCGCTTCTGTGCTCCGCTGTCACGTTCGCCGACACCACCGACCGCTCGGAAATACGCATCCGCGATCCCTTCGTGCTCCCGGATCCGTCCTCAGAAACCTACTACATCTACGGTACTACCACTTCCGGCATTTTCGATGGCGACATCGAGCGCAAAGCGGTGATGGTTTTCCAATCGAAAGATCTCAAGAATTGGGAAGACCCCGTACCCGTTTGGGAAATCCCCGAAGATCATTGGGGCCGTGAAACCGTCTGGGCCCCAGAAGTCCACCAATACAAAGGACGCTACTATCTCTTCGCTACTGTCACCTCCAAGGAAACGCTGCCCACGCCGCCTGGGCGCCCGCAAAATGTGCGCCGCGGCACCGAGATCCTAGTGGCCGATTCGCCGCTCGGTCCGTTCGAACCCTTTGAAAACGGACCGCAAACGCCGCACGATTGGATGGCTCTCGATGGGAGTCTTTGGGTCGAAGAGGGCGTACCCTACATGGTCTTTTGCCATGAGTGGGCTCAAATCACCGATGGCAGTTTCGACATCGTGCAACTTAGCGAAGACCTCTCGCATCCCGTGGGCGAACCGCAGCTCCTCTTTCACGCGTCCGCAGCGCCTTGGGTGCGTTGTCGCGGCGATATCGGAGAGCTGTATCAAGGAAAGCGCTACCACGCCTACGTCAGCGACGGAAACTGGCTCCACTACACCAAAGACGGCACGCTGCTTATGCTGTGGTCCAGCTACGGCCCCACCAAATACGCGGTGGGAGTTGCCCGCTCGCAAAGTGGCAGCGTATTCGGTCCATGGGAACAGCTGCCTGATCCGATCTGGTCCGACGACGGCGGTCACCCCATGCTTTTCAACACCTTCGACGGACGTCTCGTCATGGTTATTCACCAACCGAACCGCAAAGTCGAACGGGCCCGTTTCTTCGAAATGGAAGACCTGGGCGATACGCTGAAAATCAAAGGCGAAATCGCCGACGACTAG
- a CDS encoding alpha/beta fold hydrolase: MKSLLTLLIAAVCFAGFARSEASTFVMVHGATAGGWEWKRTGQFLQDDGHTVYRVTLTGLGERTHLADTTVDLDTHINDVVNLILFEDLHDIVLTGHSYGGMVITGVMNRIPERISHVIFLDAAVPNHNQSMFDLVGGTPPGSKVVNGLVQFPWYDPDATPPTGVAHPVGTFRQRVSYDNSETFKLPVTYVAFVPEGQDAEKRAETDQSWQRAKARGWTIRTFPGGHVAHQEDPRGVASLIEEAVADENTAADPGAFDSPAFSWDTSSERRPTGIEIVSKLEKPAYAGSKSEEDFGGYVMVYFKDQTQSAYMAVSRDGYTFTDVNEGDPIFDGTLLAEQKGVRDPHIARGPDGAFYLVMTDLHIFGDRMGFRETRWQRPEEEHGWGNNRAIVMMKSWDLIHWTHSDFRVDLAFPELGDIDCSWAPQTVYDPAADKMMVYFTIRYENARANIYTSYANDDFTALETTPTMIPNIGGIDSDITFANGRWHQFYVSSATIRHAVSDDIKSGYETTPGRIDPNTVSTEAPNVFKRLGTDTYVLMYDVYGGRPNNMGFSETTDFETFTDIGRFNEGVMRGTNFNRPKHGAVSYLTLDELKTVAEHWNLSIDLD, encoded by the coding sequence ATGAAGTCACTACTCACTCTCTTAATCGCCGCTGTATGCTTCGCCGGATTCGCCCGGTCCGAGGCCTCTACCTTTGTCATGGTCCATGGAGCCACCGCTGGTGGTTGGGAATGGAAACGAACAGGGCAGTTTCTCCAGGATGACGGACACACCGTCTACCGCGTCACGCTCACTGGACTTGGAGAGCGTACGCACCTCGCGGATACGACGGTCGACCTCGATACCCACATCAATGATGTCGTCAATCTGATCCTGTTCGAAGACTTGCACGACATCGTGCTCACGGGCCACAGCTACGGCGGCATGGTTATCACCGGTGTCATGAATCGTATTCCAGAGCGTATCAGCCACGTCATTTTTCTCGACGCCGCCGTTCCTAACCACAATCAGTCCATGTTCGATCTCGTTGGTGGAACGCCACCCGGCTCCAAGGTCGTGAACGGCCTAGTGCAGTTTCCCTGGTACGACCCTGACGCCACTCCGCCAACCGGTGTTGCTCATCCCGTCGGAACCTTCCGTCAGCGCGTTTCCTACGACAATTCCGAAACCTTCAAACTCCCCGTTACCTACGTCGCCTTCGTGCCCGAAGGGCAAGACGCGGAAAAGCGCGCTGAGACCGACCAGAGCTGGCAACGGGCCAAGGCGCGTGGCTGGACCATCCGCACCTTCCCTGGTGGCCATGTGGCCCACCAAGAAGATCCACGTGGTGTAGCCTCGCTCATCGAGGAGGCAGTCGCTGACGAAAATACAGCGGCGGATCCCGGCGCCTTTGACTCGCCCGCGTTTTCTTGGGACACCAGCTCCGAGCGTCGTCCCACCGGCATCGAAATCGTTTCTAAACTGGAGAAGCCCGCCTACGCCGGTTCCAAGTCTGAAGAGGATTTCGGTGGATACGTCATGGTCTACTTCAAGGACCAAACGCAATCGGCCTACATGGCTGTCAGTCGTGATGGATACACCTTCACCGATGTCAATGAAGGCGACCCCATTTTCGACGGCACCTTGCTGGCCGAGCAGAAAGGCGTGCGCGACCCGCATATCGCGCGTGGACCAGACGGTGCCTTTTACCTCGTCATGACCGACCTGCACATCTTCGGGGACCGCATGGGCTTCCGCGAAACCCGCTGGCAACGCCCCGAGGAAGAGCACGGCTGGGGTAACAATCGAGCGATCGTGATGATGAAGTCGTGGGACTTGATCCATTGGACGCATTCCGATTTCCGCGTCGATCTGGCGTTTCCTGAGCTGGGCGATATCGATTGCTCCTGGGCTCCGCAAACGGTGTACGATCCAGCCGCGGACAAGATGATGGTGTACTTCACCATCCGATACGAAAACGCTCGAGCTAACATCTACACTTCCTACGCCAACGATGATTTCACCGCCTTGGAAACCACTCCGACCATGATTCCCAACATCGGTGGTATTGACAGCGATATCACCTTCGCCAATGGCCGCTGGCACCAGTTTTACGTATCCAGCGCCACCATACGCCATGCCGTTTCGGACGACATAAAGTCCGGCTACGAAACCACGCCCGGACGCATCGATCCCAACACTGTTTCTACCGAAGCTCCCAACGTATTCAAGCGCCTCGGTACCGACACCTACGTCCTCATGTACGACGTCTACGGCGGTCGCCCCAACAACATGGGATTCAGTGAAACCACCGACTTCGAAACCTTCACTGATATCGGCCGCTTCAACGAAGGCGTCATGCGCGGTACCAACTTCAACCGGCCCAAGCACGGCGCCGTTTCCTACCTGACTCTCGACGAGCTAAAGACCGTCGCCGAGCACTGGAATCTATCGATTGATCTCGATTAG
- a CDS encoding alpha/beta hydrolase, whose amino-acid sequence MTVPNTFLNLTKSVALTLACAVAVSANAQDGTIYPLDAPEEPNAIVLGTGGVEDQPSEESWFRQWGEPMARNVTTATLTPFLPDPDKANGAAVIVTPGGGFRWLSMNNEGWKVAKALADRGVAAFVLKYRLQPTPPTLDGLRESMNRTFSSVTPAEGEEAPPPRPRWDLSNQLEDAEAAYALIVENAEEWGVDTDRLGMIGFSAGAGLTMHSTLNSDTMDLAFIGPIYGGMGPQEVPEDAPPMFAAIATDDFLFNGEFGLIKSWYDAGIPVEFHLYQNGGHGFGLGYPGNTANGWFPVFMHWLDVNGFLEAE is encoded by the coding sequence ATGACAGTACCCAATACGTTTCTGAACCTGACTAAATCGGTCGCTCTCACGCTCGCCTGCGCGGTGGCAGTATCGGCAAATGCCCAAGACGGCACCATCTATCCGCTCGACGCTCCCGAGGAGCCCAATGCCATCGTTCTTGGCACTGGTGGTGTCGAGGATCAGCCCTCCGAGGAGAGCTGGTTTCGCCAATGGGGCGAGCCCATGGCACGCAATGTAACCACGGCCACGCTCACTCCCTTTCTGCCCGATCCGGACAAGGCAAATGGCGCCGCCGTTATCGTCACCCCAGGAGGTGGTTTCCGCTGGCTTTCTATGAACAACGAAGGTTGGAAGGTCGCCAAGGCCCTCGCTGATCGAGGCGTCGCAGCATTCGTACTCAAATACCGACTACAGCCAACGCCGCCTACGCTCGATGGCCTCAGAGAGTCGATGAATCGGACCTTCTCCTCCGTGACGCCCGCTGAAGGCGAAGAGGCTCCACCGCCGCGTCCTCGCTGGGACCTTTCCAATCAGCTCGAAGATGCGGAAGCCGCTTACGCTCTCATCGTCGAAAACGCCGAGGAATGGGGCGTCGATACTGATCGGCTGGGCATGATCGGCTTCTCCGCTGGCGCTGGATTAACCATGCACAGTACCCTGAATTCGGATACTATGGACCTCGCTTTCATCGGGCCTATTTACGGAGGTATGGGTCCGCAAGAAGTGCCCGAAGATGCGCCTCCCATGTTCGCTGCAATTGCTACCGACGACTTCCTCTTCAACGGCGAGTTCGGGCTAATCAAGTCTTGGTACGACGCGGGTATTCCGGTGGAGTTTCACCTGTATCAGAACGGTGGACACGGATTCGGTCTCGGTTATCCTGGCAACACCGCAAATGGCTGGTTCCCAGTGTTCATGCACTGGCTCGATGTGAACGGTTTTCTCGAAGCTGAATAG
- a CDS encoding PQQ-dependent sugar dehydrogenase encodes MSPVKTFFRSLPACLTLAASLPALTAAEAVDERPDPIRFAKTSLSKGEFFEPIEMAILPNLDVLIVQRRGEILHYDQQDDQIYRVGFLDAYYSSDAPGVNAEEGVLGITADPDFEENSFIYIFYSPSDKVVNRLSRFVFKDRILDMESEKVILEFYSQRDICCHTGGSLAFGPDRLLYLSTGDNSTPFNERDVEHTTDGFAPLNDIEGKDQYDARRTAANTNDLRGKILRIRILPDGSYEIPEGNLFPATDKTRPEIFTMGHRNPYRISVDPLDGTVYWGDVGPDASSDQENRGPRGYDEMNRASEPGNYGWPLFIGDNYPYRDFDYETGESGDLFDPQNPVNDSVHNTGLEELPPAQTPFIWYPYAESEMFPEMGSGGRNAMAGPVYYEDLYPESTRLPAYYDGKVIMHDWIRNHFVVVDFDEQGKLASVEPFLEKLEFSGPIDVEMGPDGRLYVLEYGAGWFSRNPDSGLSRIDFIRGNLPPQIESVSVEKTSGRLPFRLSATADVSDPEGDAMQFEWQIGSRVVKTEGPELRTELTTLGMHPLTLRVTDSNGSVNESDPIEVYAGNDQPKVTVTVDGNQSLYFPNTPVSYQVSVEDDSEVVEENIFISASMESSSPIQQVGHQILTREEQGRIAMTESDCLACHKEQETSIGPSFEQIALRYRDMDGANSLLANKIIKGGAGNWGEVPMPGHASMSETEVSKIVDWILSKAKTDEELQSLPLKGSFDPATLDSNPWRQVFTIRASYTDQPAAGIQALPGQDAVGLRPSRLTRFAFEEMEGIEQAGRSARFADTLSSFKIEQVDLRNIAQVALSHSELSSLGVSIELRLASPEGSMISSAPVNEGEETVIDLGSSAFSDGPQDVYFVFRFEKEPADESLLHSVEFIQEAK; translated from the coding sequence GTGTCACCTGTAAAAACCTTCTTTCGCTCCCTGCCCGCATGCCTGACCCTGGCCGCTTCCTTGCCTGCCCTCACCGCAGCTGAAGCGGTTGACGAAAGGCCAGACCCCATCCGTTTCGCCAAAACCTCGCTATCCAAAGGCGAGTTTTTCGAACCTATCGAGATGGCGATCCTGCCAAATCTGGATGTACTCATCGTGCAGCGTCGCGGCGAAATCCTTCACTACGACCAGCAGGACGATCAAATCTACCGCGTCGGCTTCTTGGACGCCTACTACTCCAGCGATGCCCCGGGAGTGAATGCGGAGGAAGGTGTGCTCGGCATCACCGCTGATCCGGATTTCGAAGAGAACAGCTTCATCTACATCTTCTACAGCCCGAGCGACAAGGTAGTGAATCGCTTATCGCGTTTTGTATTCAAGGATCGGATTCTGGACATGGAATCAGAAAAGGTGATCTTAGAATTCTACTCGCAGCGTGACATCTGCTGCCACACCGGAGGCTCGCTGGCCTTCGGACCCGACCGCTTGCTGTATCTCTCCACCGGCGACAACTCCACCCCTTTCAACGAACGCGACGTAGAGCACACCACAGACGGCTTCGCTCCGCTGAACGACATCGAGGGCAAGGACCAGTACGATGCCCGTCGCACCGCCGCGAATACCAATGACCTGCGAGGAAAAATCCTGCGCATTCGCATCCTGCCCGACGGGAGCTACGAGATCCCGGAAGGAAACCTCTTTCCCGCGACCGACAAGACGCGTCCCGAAATCTTTACCATGGGCCATCGAAATCCCTATCGCATTTCCGTCGATCCACTGGATGGCACCGTCTACTGGGGAGATGTCGGTCCCGACGCTTCCTCTGACCAAGAAAATCGAGGTCCTCGCGGCTACGACGAGATGAACCGTGCGTCAGAGCCGGGCAACTACGGTTGGCCGTTGTTTATCGGCGATAACTACCCGTATCGCGATTTCGACTACGAAACCGGAGAAAGCGGCGATCTCTTCGATCCGCAAAATCCCGTGAACGATTCGGTGCACAATACAGGCTTAGAGGAGCTGCCACCGGCGCAAACCCCGTTCATCTGGTATCCTTACGCCGAATCTGAAATGTTTCCTGAAATGGGATCAGGCGGGCGAAACGCCATGGCGGGGCCTGTGTATTACGAAGACCTCTATCCTGAGTCCACGCGCTTGCCTGCCTACTATGATGGCAAAGTCATCATGCACGATTGGATACGTAACCACTTCGTAGTGGTTGACTTTGACGAGCAAGGTAAACTCGCCAGCGTCGAGCCCTTCTTGGAGAAGCTGGAATTTTCGGGTCCTATCGACGTGGAGATGGGGCCGGACGGCAGATTGTACGTGCTCGAATACGGAGCTGGCTGGTTTTCCAGAAACCCCGATTCCGGCCTGTCGCGCATCGATTTCATAAGGGGCAACCTTCCTCCACAGATCGAATCCGTTTCAGTGGAAAAAACAAGCGGTCGACTGCCTTTCAGACTCTCCGCCACCGCTGATGTTTCAGATCCAGAAGGCGATGCCATGCAGTTCGAATGGCAGATCGGTAGCAGGGTCGTGAAGACCGAAGGGCCTGAACTGCGCACTGAGCTAACGACCCTTGGCATGCATCCTTTGACGCTTCGAGTCACAGACTCCAACGGGTCAGTCAACGAGTCGGATCCCATCGAAGTCTATGCAGGCAACGACCAACCGAAGGTCACGGTCACCGTGGATGGAAACCAAAGTCTTTATTTTCCGAATACACCCGTTTCCTATCAGGTCTCCGTGGAAGATGATAGCGAAGTCGTCGAGGAGAACATCTTCATTTCAGCGTCCATGGAAAGCTCCAGCCCGATACAGCAGGTAGGCCACCAAATCCTCACGCGAGAGGAACAAGGACGAATCGCCATGACAGAGTCGGACTGCCTCGCTTGCCACAAAGAGCAGGAAACCTCCATCGGTCCGTCCTTCGAGCAGATCGCCCTTCGCTATCGAGACATGGACGGGGCAAATTCCTTGCTAGCGAACAAGATCATCAAAGGGGGCGCCGGAAACTGGGGCGAAGTGCCCATGCCAGGGCACGCCTCAATGAGCGAGACCGAAGTGTCTAAGATCGTTGATTGGATTCTATCCAAAGCCAAAACGGATGAGGAACTGCAAAGCCTTCCCCTTAAAGGGAGCTTCGACCCCGCGACGCTCGACAGCAATCCATGGCGACAGGTTTTCACGATTCGAGCTTCCTACACGGATCAGCCTGCCGCGGGCATTCAAGCCCTTCCCGGACAAGACGCCGTGGGGCTTCGCCCTAGCAGACTAACCCGTTTCGCTTTCGAAGAGATGGAAGGCATCGAACAGGCGGGTCGTTCGGCGCGATTTGCCGACACCCTCTCCTCTTTCAAAATCGAGCAGGTCGATCTTCGAAACATCGCTCAGGTGGCCCTAAGCCATTCGGAACTATCTTCACTGGGTGTATCCATCGAACTGCGACTTGCTTCTCCAGAAGGGTCGATGATCAGCTCTGCGCCAGTGAACGAAGGGGAAGAAACCGTTATCGACTTGGGGAGCTCCGCGTTCAGCGATGGCCCGCAAGACGTCTACTTCGTTTTCCGATTCGAGAAAGAACCGGCTGATGAGTCTCTCCTGCATTCCGTCGAGTTTATACAGGAAGCTAAATAG
- a CDS encoding response regulator transcription factor: METTQTKIRILLVDDHIVLRMGLVTAANGEPDMEVVGEAENGRDAVDVYQRLRPDVVVLDLRMPVQNGVDTIQLIKKIEPAAKILIFSNYASGDEVLQAFKAGAQGFVVKEMPLESLLEGIRSVYQGDQYMPPEISARVSRRVVSQLSPRELEVLGLVAKGQSNKEIASNLCLVEGTVKVHLTNILSKLQVSDRTQAILAAVKRGIIQID; encoded by the coding sequence ATGGAAACGACCCAAACGAAAATTAGAATCCTCCTCGTCGACGACCACATCGTCCTTCGCATGGGGTTGGTCACCGCAGCGAACGGCGAGCCCGATATGGAAGTTGTGGGCGAGGCCGAAAACGGACGGGACGCGGTAGACGTTTATCAACGCCTCCGTCCCGATGTAGTGGTCCTGGATCTGCGCATGCCCGTTCAGAACGGCGTCGACACCATCCAGTTGATCAAGAAGATCGAACCTGCGGCCAAGATCCTGATCTTCAGCAACTACGCCAGCGGAGACGAAGTGCTGCAAGCGTTCAAGGCGGGAGCGCAAGGTTTCGTGGTCAAGGAGATGCCGCTCGAAAGCCTGCTCGAAGGCATACGCTCCGTGTATCAAGGCGATCAATACATGCCCCCCGAAATTTCCGCGCGCGTGAGTCGCCGCGTCGTATCTCAACTCTCGCCGCGCGAGCTCGAAGTGCTTGGTCTCGTGGCCAAAGGTCAGAGCAACAAGGAAATCGCTTCCAATCTTTGCCTAGTGGAAGGAACCGTGAAAGTTCACCTGACCAACATCCTCTCGAAACTCCAGGTATCGGACCGCACGCAAGCCATCCTGGCTGCGGTCAAACGCGGCATCATCCAGATCGATTGA